One segment of Chelonia mydas isolate rCheMyd1 chromosome 13, rCheMyd1.pri.v2, whole genome shotgun sequence DNA contains the following:
- the LOC102939909 gene encoding olfactory receptor 12, which yields MENHTTVAEFILVGFGGHPELQVFLSVLFLVLYTVTLLGNVSMITIISSDSRLHTPMYFFLKNLSFLDLCYSSVIAPKALLCFSTGHRAISYNSCATQMFFFSLFGTTEAFFLAVMAYDRFVAICNPLRYPITMSKRACVFLVVGSYLSGCLNCSIQTAFTFTLSFCGLGKIDHFFCDVPAVMQASCSDTFASEMAMLVVCGFIIVSTGLVVLISYGYIISTVMQIPSAEGRRRAFSTCTSHLVAVSLFFGTVFFMYAQPGAITSPGQSKVVSVFYTIVIPMLNPLIYSLRNKEVKEALRRQLKKKGFFH from the coding sequence ATGGAAAACCACACCACGGTGGCTGAGTTCATCCTCGTAGGGTTCGGAGGCCATCCCGAACTGCAGGTCTTCCTCTCTGTCCTCTTCTTGGTTCTGTACACTGTCACCCTGCTGGGGAATGTCAGCATGATCACCATCATCAGCTCTGACTCCAGGctccacacccccatgtacttcttcctgaaGAACCTGTCCTTCCTGGACCTCTGCTACTCCTCCGTCATTGCCCCTAAAGCCCTGCTGTGCTTCTCAACGGGGCACAGAGCCATCTCCTACAATAGCTGTGCTACCCAAAtgttcttcttctctctctttgggaCCACTGAGGCATTCTTCCTAGCCGTGATGGCTTATGACCGCTTCGTCGCCATCTGTAACCCGCTGCGCTATCCAATCACAATGTCCAAGAGGGCTTGTGTTTTCCTGGTGGTGGGCTCCTATCTCTCAGGCTGCCTCAACTGCAGCATCCAGACAGCCTTTACATTCACCTTGTCCTTCTGCGGGCTGGGGAAAATTGACCACTTCTTCTGCGACGTCCCCGCAGTGATGCAAGCCTCCTGCTCTGACACCTTTGCCAGTGAAATGGCAATGCTGGTCGTGTGTGGGTTCATCATAGTGAGCACTGGCCTGGTCGTCCTTATCTCCTATGGCTACATCATTAGCACTGTCATGCAGATACCCTCCGCCGAGGGAAGACGCagagccttctccacctgcactTCCCACCTGGTGGCTGTGAGCTTGTTCTTTGGGACAGTCTTCTTTATGTATGCCCAGCCTGGGGCCATAACCTCCCCAGGTCAAAGTAAAGTGGTCTCTGTGTTCTACACCATTGTCATCCCCATGCTGAACCCTTTgatctacagcctgaggaacaaggaggtgAAAGAGGCCCTGAGAAGACAACTAAAAAAGAAAGGCTTTTTCCACTGA
- the LOC102945823 gene encoding olfactory receptor 12 isoform X2: MPTGRNHTALTEFILLGFGSGLGLKVGPFVVFLAIYMTTVLGNTIMVFLIKAHSRLHTPMYFFLMNLSLLDLCYSSTIAPKAMASFLAGSKTISFNGCATQFFLVAVFVTTEAFILAAMAYDRYTAICNPLLYPIAMSKQVCVQLLVGSYVCGGVNSMVQTVFTFTLCFCGSNEIDHFFCDVPPLLGLSCTNTDISELVLFTLSSLIIVSTSIVIFVSYAYIISTILRIRSAEGRCRAFFTCTSHMMSVSLFYGTVTFMYTQPSSLASPAQSKVVSVFYTLVIPMLNPLIYSLRNKDVKEALGRTISSVFLQ, from the exons ATGCCTACAGGGAG AAACCACACAGCACTGACGGAATTCATCCTGCTGGGGTTTGGAAGTGGTCTGGGGCTCAAGGTGGGCCCCTTTGTGGTGTTTCTGGCAATTTACATGACAACTGTGCTGGGGAACACCATCATGGTCTTCCTTATTAAAGCCCACTCTCGCCTGCACACCCCAATGTACTTCTTCCTCATGAACCTCTCGCTCTTAGACCTTTGCTACTCCTCCACCATCGCCCCCAAAGCCATGGCGAGCTTCCTAGCAGGCAGCAAAACCATTTCCTTCAACGGATGTGCCACCCAATTCTTCTTAGTCGCTGTCTTTGTCACCACTGAGGCATTCATCCTGGCAGCCATGGCATATGATCGATACACCGCCATCTGCAACCCGCTCCTGTATCCCATCGCCATGTCCAAGCAGGTTTGCGTTCAGCTGCTGGTGGGTTCCTATGTTTGCGGCGGTGTAAACTCCATGGTGCAAACAGTTTTCACCTTtacactgtgtttctgtgggtcCAATGAGATAGATCACTTCTTCTGTGACGTTCCACCCCTGCTAGGCCTCTCATGCACCAACACAGACATCAGTGAACTGGTGCTGTTCACTTTATCCAGCCTCATCATCGTAAGCACTTCCATTGTCATTTTCGTCTCCTATGCCTACATCATCTCCACCATCCTCAGGATTCGCTCTGCTGAGGGCAGATGCAGAGCCTTCTTCACCTGCACCTCCCACATGATGTCCGTGAGTTTATTTTACGGCACTGTTACCTTCATGTACACCCAGCCCAGTTCACTAGCATCTCCAGCTCAGAGCAAAGTGGTGTCTGTGTTTTATACCTTGGTCATCCCTATGTTGaatcccctcatctacagcctgaggaacaaggaTGTGAAAGAAGCTTTGGGAAGAACCATCAGCTCAGTGTTTCTACAATGA
- the LOC102945823 gene encoding olfactory receptor 12 isoform X1, with product METVKERNHTALTEFILLGFGSGLGLKVGPFVVFLAIYMTTVLGNTIMVFLIKAHSRLHTPMYFFLMNLSLLDLCYSSTIAPKAMASFLAGSKTISFNGCATQFFLVAVFVTTEAFILAAMAYDRYTAICNPLLYPIAMSKQVCVQLLVGSYVCGGVNSMVQTVFTFTLCFCGSNEIDHFFCDVPPLLGLSCTNTDISELVLFTLSSLIIVSTSIVIFVSYAYIISTILRIRSAEGRCRAFFTCTSHMMSVSLFYGTVTFMYTQPSSLASPAQSKVVSVFYTLVIPMLNPLIYSLRNKDVKEALGRTISSVFLQ from the coding sequence ATGGAGACAGTGAAAGAGAGAAACCACACAGCACTGACGGAATTCATCCTGCTGGGGTTTGGAAGTGGTCTGGGGCTCAAGGTGGGCCCCTTTGTGGTGTTTCTGGCAATTTACATGACAACTGTGCTGGGGAACACCATCATGGTCTTCCTTATTAAAGCCCACTCTCGCCTGCACACCCCAATGTACTTCTTCCTCATGAACCTCTCGCTCTTAGACCTTTGCTACTCCTCCACCATCGCCCCCAAAGCCATGGCGAGCTTCCTAGCAGGCAGCAAAACCATTTCCTTCAACGGATGTGCCACCCAATTCTTCTTAGTCGCTGTCTTTGTCACCACTGAGGCATTCATCCTGGCAGCCATGGCATATGATCGATACACCGCCATCTGCAACCCGCTCCTGTATCCCATCGCCATGTCCAAGCAGGTTTGCGTTCAGCTGCTGGTGGGTTCCTATGTTTGCGGCGGTGTAAACTCCATGGTGCAAACAGTTTTCACCTTtacactgtgtttctgtgggtcCAATGAGATAGATCACTTCTTCTGTGACGTTCCACCCCTGCTAGGCCTCTCATGCACCAACACAGACATCAGTGAACTGGTGCTGTTCACTTTATCCAGCCTCATCATCGTAAGCACTTCCATTGTCATTTTCGTCTCCTATGCCTACATCATCTCCACCATCCTCAGGATTCGCTCTGCTGAGGGCAGATGCAGAGCCTTCTTCACCTGCACCTCCCACATGATGTCCGTGAGTTTATTTTACGGCACTGTTACCTTCATGTACACCCAGCCCAGTTCACTAGCATCTCCAGCTCAGAGCAAAGTGGTGTCTGTGTTTTATACCTTGGTCATCCCTATGTTGaatcccctcatctacagcctgaggaacaaggaTGTGAAAGAAGCTTTGGGAAGAACCATCAGCTCAGTGTTTCTACAATGA